The genomic stretch GACGATGGAGCTTGCCGAGGAGCGTGTCACCTCAAGTGGTGGCATCCCGCGCGACGCCATGGAGCTCGAACTCGTGCGGTTGTTCGAAGAGATCCTCGGCGCCCGCTCTGTGGGGATCCACGACAGCTTCTTCGAGCTCGGCGGCCACTCGTTGCTTGCGCTCAAGCTGAAGCTCGCGGTCGAGAAGCGGCTCAAGCGCCCGCTCCCCTTGGTGTCCCTGTTCCGGAATCCGGCGCCCGCGCAGCTCGCGGAGCTCCTTCGGAGCGGCACCTCGGCGGTGTCCCCACTGGTGCCGCTCACGCCGTCCGCCCGCGCGCTTCTGGCCTCCGAACCCGTGGGCAGTGGCGCTCGACGTCCGCCCACGCTCTTTCTGGTTCCGGGCGGTGGCTCCACGCCGTTCTACCTTCTCTCCCTGGCGCGTCATCTGGAGGGATACGCCGTGTTTGGCCTCCAGCCGCGCGGGCTCGATGGGGAAGCGCCACCTTTCGAGAAGCTTGAAGACATGGCTGCTTGGTACGCGGATGCGATTCTCTCCGTACAGCCCGAGGGGCCTTACTTCGTGGGTGGCCACTCGATGGGTGGGCAGATCGCCTATGAGATCGCGCAACAGCTCCAGGCGCGCGGGCATGAGATTGGCGTCGTGGCCCTCCTGGACGCCCTGGCGCCTCACCCGGAGGCGACAAGGCCGATGGGGGAGGGTTGGGACACCTCACAATGGCTGATTCACCTCGCCGGAGTCATGGAGGCCTTCTTCAACGTCAAGATTGGCCTTGGGCTGAGCGAGGTGCGCGCGATGGGCGATGCCGAGCGCCTCGACGCTTTCGTGGTACGCCTTCAGTCCGCCGGAGTCCTTCCGGCCGGAGCGCAGCCAGGCCATGTGATGGGGATCCTCAACGTCACGCGAGCCCTGGACGCAATGAATTATCAGCCACGCCGCAGGCAGCCTGTTCCTCTTGCCGTGTTCCGGGCCGAGGACAGGGATGGACCCACCTCACCTGAGCTTGATGCGCTCTTCGCGGACGATACGCTCGGCTGGGACCGCCTCACGCAGGGCTCCAGCACGGCCTACCGGGTCCCAGGCTCGCATCTGACGCTGATCCGGGAGCCCCACGTCGGGATCCTCGCCCGGCACCTGTTGACGCTTCTGACAGGCCGTACTCGTGACTTATGAGCTTCCAGGTCCTGCTCAGACTCCTGCACCTCTTCGCCGTTGTGGCGTTCCTGGGCGACATTGCAGTGACCGCCATCTGGAGATTGCTGGCGGACCGGACCCGGGAGCCACGGGTGATTGTTTATGCCCTGCGCTTGGTGCTGATCACCGACAAGTATCTGCTGATGCCGAGTTCCCTGGTGCTCGTCGTCACGGGGCTCCTGCTCGCCCACCTTCGCGATATTCCGATCTGGTCAATTCCCGCTTACGCCGTGGCGCAGATTCTTTTCATGTTGTCCGGCGTGCTCTGGAACCTGGTGCTTCGTCCCATTCAAGGTAAACAGTTGGCCATCGCCGAGTCCCTTGGCGCCTCGGGTGAGCGCTTCGATGAATACCTGCTGCTCACGAAGAGGTGGCTCCGCTGGGGCATCCTGACGATGGTGTGCGCCTTCGGGTCCATGGCCCTGATGGTTCTTGCGAGAGACACATAGGAAGCGTAGCCGTGCCCGTGATGTGCGGCTTCAGCGCCTCACGGGCACGTCTCTCACCCCCCGGATGGAACACCGGGTCTTTGGGGATTTGACACCAAAATCAATGCCGTCAGCGAACTGCGGTGCCGCGTTTTGTGACTTGCAACGGCGGGCCGGATTCGTAATGTGGTCGACATATTCCTTGTTGGTGGTACTTGAGTAGAAAACGGGTTTAACCCGTTATCGCGGTAATGGGCCGGGGGTGGGGTCGTCGGCTTGTTCGCTTGCTAGGCAGAGGTCTAGGTGTCGGCGAAAGACAAAGTGCAGAAGGATGCTCCGGTTGAGGTACAGGCGCGTCTGGTGGGGGTTCTCGCGCAAAGGTTGGGGCTCGATGTGCGCAAGATCGATGTGCGCGAGCGCTTCAGCCGGTACGGGCTTGACTCACTGAAGGCCACGGGCTTCATCGCTGAACTCGGAGCGATGCTCGGGCGTTCGTTGTCACCCACGCTCGTCTGGGAGTACCCGACCCTCGATTCCCTGGCGCGGCACCTCGCCGGAGAGCAGGAGGCTCCCGCCTCGCAGCCCGTGACCCGTGTGGCCCGGCAAGATGAGCCCATCGCGATTGTCGGCCTGTCGTGCCGCTTTCCGCAGGCACCGGATCCCGAGGCCTTCTGGCGCCTGCTCGCGGGAGGGACCCATGCCATCACAGAGGTCCCCGCCGGCCGGTGGGATGTCAACCGTCTTTACGATCGCGACGCCACCGCAGCCGGCAAGGTGACCTCCCGCTGGGGGGGATACCTGGACCGGGTGGATGCGTTCGATCCGCTCTTCTTCGGCATCTCGCCCAAGGAGGCGCTCCACATGGATCCGCAACAGCGGCTCATGTTGGAGCTGACCTGGGAGGCGCTGGAAGATGCGGGGATCGCTGCGGATCGCCTGCAGGGCTCGCCTACATCGGTCTGCTTTGGGGTGATCTGGACGGACTACGAGACCCTGTTGCAGCGGCTTGGCTTGCGGCGCATCTCTTCGCACACTGCGCCAGGGTTTCATCACAGCATCATTGCCAACCGCGTCTCCTATGTGCTGGGGCTCAGGGGCCCCAGCATGGCCATCGACACGGCATGCTCCTCCTCGCTCTCGGCGGTGCATCTGGCCTGCGAGAGCCTGCGCAGGGGCGAGTCGACGCTCGCCATCGTGGGGGGCGTGAACTTGAACATCGCGCCCGACAGCACGGTGTCAATGTCCAAGCTGGGGGCCCTCTCACCGGATGGGCGCTGCTATAGCTTCGATGCACGCGCCAACGGGTACGTGCGTGGCGAGGGGGCGGGCGTGGCTGTGCTCAAGCCCCTCTCCCAGGCCATCTCGGATGGCGATCCCATCTACTGCGTCATCCGCGGCAGCGTCATCAACAACAACGGTGGAAGCAACGGCCTCACAGCGCCCAACCTCCAGGCACAGGCGGAGATGCTTCGCCAGGCCTATGCTCGCGCCGGCATCGAACCGGCCAGCGTGCAGTACGTCGAGGCGCATGGCACGGGCACACCGCTGGGGGATCCCCTGGAGGCCCGGGCCTTGGGCGAGGTGCTCGGTGCAGGGCGGCCCTCCGAGCAGCCACTGCACATCGGTTCCTGCAAGACCAACGTGGGTCATCTGGAGGCCGCCGCAGGCATTGCGGGGCTGATCAAGGTCGCGCTGTCCATCAAGAACCGGGCGCTCCCGCCAAGCCTCCACTTCGAGACGCCCAATCCGCTCATCCCCTTTGGGGACCTGCGTCTGAAGGTCCAGAGCACCCTCAGTGACTGGCCCGAGCCAGACCGGAAGCTCATCGGGGGCGTCAGCTCCTTCGGATTCGGTGGCACGAACTGCCATGTCGTGCTCGAGGAGCCGGACGCGCCCCGGGCGGAGCCCGTGCACATGTCGGGCGGCGATCCAGAGGCCCTTCGCGCGGCAGCACAGCGGTTGCTCGCGCGCGTGGATTCCGTCGAACACGTACCCCTGGCGGAGCTTCTCCACACAGCCGCTGCTGAAGACGGTGGGCACGCCCATCGCCTGGCGATGACCGTCCGGTCCCGGAAGGAGCTTCGGGAGGGCCTCAAGAGCTTCCTGGCAGGTGAGGCCAGGGCGGGGGTGATGACGGGAACGGTGGAGCCCGGGCACCCTCAGAAGCCGGTCTTCGTCTTCCCGGGACAGGGCTCGCAGTGGCCCAGCATGGGGCTTGCCCTGGCGCGAACCGAGCCAGTGTTCCGGGCTTCATTGGAGCAGTGCGACCGGCTCATTCAAGAGAACGTAGGCTGGTCGCTGTTGGCCATATTGGGGGCCGATGACGCTGCGGCGCAGCTGGGCCGGATCGACGTCACCCTGACCGCAGTCGTGGCCCTGGAGATCGCCTTGACGGAGCTCTGGCGCTCCTGGGGAATCGAGCCCGCTGCTGTGGTGGGTTACAGCAGCGGTGAGGTCGCGGCGGCGTACGCCGCGGGCATCCTGAGCCTTGAGGACGCCCTCCGCGTTGTCTGCACGCAGTCGCGGCTGATGGCCCGGCTCAGGGGCCAGGGCGCGATGGGGCTCGTCGGGATCTCCTGGGAAGAGTCCGCCAAGGTGCTGGCGGGCTACGAGGGCCGTCTGTGCCGCGCCATCGATGCGGGCGCGGGTTCGACGGTGTTGTCCGGCGAGCCAGCCGCGCTCGATGAGGTGCTCGCCACCTTGCAGTCACGCGGCGTGTTCTGCCGCCGGGTGGATACCGACGTGGCGGTGCACAGCCCTCAGATCGAAATGCTGCGTGACGAGCTTTCCGAGGCTCTGCGGGAGATTCGCCCCAGCCAGGCACGCATTCCCCTGATCTCCACGGTCACCGCCTCGGTGCTCGCGGGTGGGAAAGCCGATGCCTCCCATTGGGTGAACAACATCGCGATGCCCACGCTCTTTACGGGCGCGCTCTCCCACACCCTCGGCGATGGACATCGCGTCTTCTTGGAGGTCGGCCCGCACACGATTCTCAAACATTCCATGGAGTCGACCCTGCGGCACGCAGGGCAGGAGGGGCTCGTTGTCCCCTCGATGAGGCGGCAGGAGGACGAGCGGGGCACGATGCTCGACACCCTGGGGGCCCTGTATGTCCGTGGCCAGCAGGTCCCGTGGGAGGCGATTTCCACGGGAGGGGGAGATCGTGGAGCGCGTCCTGCGCCGGGTGAGGAGCCGCCGGTGCGGCTGCTGCCCCTGTCGGCTCGCAGCCCCGAGGC from Stigmatella aurantiaca encodes the following:
- a CDS encoding DUF2269 domain-containing protein, whose protein sequence is MSFQVLLRLLHLFAVVAFLGDIAVTAIWRLLADRTREPRVIVYALRLVLITDKYLLMPSSLVLVVTGLLLAHLRDIPIWSIPAYAVAQILFMLSGVLWNLVLRPIQGKQLAIAESLGASGERFDEYLLLTKRWLRWGILTMVCAFGSMALMVLARDT